A region from the Fusarium graminearum PH-1 chromosome 4, whole genome shotgun sequence genome encodes:
- a CDS encoding U5 small nuclear ribonucleoprotein component, which yields MDDLYDEFGNFIGEEVESEEGSEVGVEAGDYVYDDEPDEAPGVTGQELMELDDGPSNAIILHEDKQYYPTAEQVYGADVETRVEEEDAQPLSQPIIAPVEQKKFNIEEADLPPVFFDREFMTDLMNFPEQTRNVALAGHLHHGKTAFMDMLVLETHDITDRLERRVGKHRDEQLRYTDIHILERERGLSIKAAPMSLVLPSTKGKSHLVNLIDTPGHVNFVDEVAASFRLVDGVCLVVDVVEGVQINTEQIIKHAVLEDIPLTLIINKMDRLILELKLPPKDAYFKLKHVVEEVNTIITNTAPTKAASKRISPEKGNVLFACTDMGWCFTLPSFAKMYTDTFGDINVDEFAKRLWGDIYYNPKKRNFSRKPIDERSSRSFVHFILEPIYKLFTHSISDSPEELKPVLASLGIELKPSQYKADAKVLLKLVCEQFFGPSTGFVDMIVKHIPSPIETAERLLERYYTGPLDTKVAASMKTCDQDGPLVVHITKLFNTADAKSFHSFGRVLSGTVRPGMQVRVLGEGYSLDDEEDMAMANIAEVFIGETRYNIPTDGVPAGNLVLLSGVDNSIVKSATILPPKLEDDEDAYIFKPITHFTESVLKVAAEPINPSELPKMLDGLRRIQKSYPLIKTKVEESGEHVVLGTGELYMDCVLHDLRRLYADMDIKISDPVTRFCETVVETSATKCYAITPNKKNKITMVAEQLEKGISNDIESGAVNIRDPIRKTAKFFEEKHGWDKLAARSIWAFGPEETGPNILQDDTLPTEGIYSARIQLGNPRGTLV from the exons ATGGATGATCTCTACGACGA GTTCGGTAACTTCATTGGTGAAGAGGTCGAGTCAGAGGAGGGCTCCgaggttggcgttgaggCGGGCGACTACGTCTATGATGATGAGCCAGATGAGGCCCCTGGCGTGACGGGCCAGGAGCTCATGGAGCTCGACG ATGGACCATCAAACGCCATTATACTTCATGAAGACAAACAGTACTACCCAACCGCCGAGCAGGTGTACGGTGCCGATGTCGAAACCCGtgtggaagaggaggacgcTCAACCGCTGAGCCAACCCATCATCGCGCCTgtcgagcagaagaagttCAACATCGAGGAAGCCGACCTTCCACCCGTCTTTTTCGACCGCGAGTTCATGACAGACTTGATGAACTTTCCCGAACAGACAAGAAATGTGGCATTGGCAGGACATTTGCATCACGGAAAGACGGCCTTTATGGACATGCTGGTCCTCGAGACACACGACATCACAGACCGACTAGAACGAAGAGTGGGCAAGCACCGCGACGAACAATTGAGATATACAGACATCCACATTCTGGAAAGGGAGAGAGGACTATCTATCAAGGCTGCACCAATGAGTCTGGTGCTACCCAGCACCAAGGGCAAGTCTCATCTTGTCAACCTGATCGATACCCCTGGACATGTCAACTTTGTCGATGAAGTCGCTGCCTCCTTCCGATTAGTCGATGGTGTctgtttggtggtggacGTTGTCGAAGGAGTTCAGATCAACACAGagcagatcatcaagcatgCTGTTCTCGAGGACATCCCCCTgaccctcatcatcaacaagatggatcgCCTCATTCTCGAGTTGAAGCTACCCCCCAAGGACGCAtacttcaagctcaagcacgttgttgaggaggtcaaCACTATCATCACAAACACAGCACCTACCAAGGCTGCTTCAAAGCGAATAAGCCCCGAAAAGGGCAACGTCCTCTTCGCCTGCACGGATATGGGCTGGTGTTTTACGCTACCAAGCTTCGCCAAGATGTACACAGATACTTTTGGAGATATCAACGTCGACGAGTTCGCAAAGCGATTATGGGGCGACATTTACTACAACCCCAAAAAGCGAAATTTCTCGCGAAAGCCCATTGATGAGCGTTCATCACGTTCATTCGTTCACTTCATCCTTGAACCCATCTACAAACTCTTCACGCACTCCATCAGCGACAGTCCCGAGGAGTTGAAGCCGGTTTTGGCTTCACTGGGCATTGAACTCAAGCCTTCACAGTACAAGGCCGATGCTAAGGTGCTGCTGAAGCTAGTCTGCGAGCAGTTCTTTGGACCTTCAACCGGCTTCGTGGATATGATTGTCAAGCACATCCCATCACCCATCGAGACTGCCGAGAGGTTGTTGGAGAGATACTATACCGGTCCCTTGGACACCAAGGTCGCTGCCTCAATGAAGACTTGCGATCAGGATGGACCATTGGTCGTGCATAtcaccaagctcttcaacacAGCAGACGCCAAAAGCTTCCATTCTTTTGGCCGTGTGCTAAGTGGAACAGTCCGACCGGGTATGCAAGTTCgtgttcttggtgaaggCTACTCTCtggatgacgaggaagataTGGCTATGGCGAATATTGCAGAAGTCTTTATCGGCGAGACAAGATACAACATCCCTACAGATGGTGTCCCAGCCGGTAACCTCGTACTGCTaagtggtgttgataacTCCATCGTCAAGTCAGCCACCATCCTCCCTCCTAAACttgaagacgacgaggacgcCTACATCTTCAAGCCCATCACACATTTCACAGAATCGGTActcaaggttgctgctgaaCCCATCAACCCTTCAGAACTTCCCAAGATGCTTGATGGTCTCAGGAGGATCCAAAAATCCTACCCActtatcaagaccaaggttgaggagtcGGGTGAACACGTCGTCCTCGGAACTGGAGAGCTGTATATGGACTGTGTGTTGCACGACTTGCGTCGTCTATATGCCGATATGGATATCAAGATTTCTGATCCCGTCACACGGTTCTGCGAGACTGTTGTCGAGACATCAGCGACAAAGTGCTATGCCATTACAccgaacaagaagaacaagatcaccatGGTTGCTGAACAACTAGAAAAGGGCATCTCAAATGACATTGAGAGCGGAGCAGTAAACATCCGCGATCCCATTCGAAAGACAGCCAAGTTCTTCGAAGAGAAGCACGGCTGGGACAAGCTGGCTGCCCGCAGTATCTGGGCGTTTGGGCCTGAAGAGACAGGACCCAACATTCTTCAAGATGATACCCTCCCCACTGAA GGAATCTATTCGGCAAGGATTCAGCTGGGCAACCCGCGAGGGACCCTTGTGTGA
- a CDS encoding acetyl-CoA acetyltransferase IB — MANLPPVYIVSTARTPIGSFLGSLSSQTAVQLGSVAIKGAVERAGIKPEDVDEVFFGNVLSAGVGQGPARQCALGAGLPQTVIATTVNKVCASSLKAIILGAQNIMLGTSDIVVAGGTESMSNTPHYLPNLRNGAKYGDQTLVDGVLKDGLTDSFKKDHMGISAELCVDDHDLTREAQDEYAINSYKKAQAATEAGLFTEIVPVEIPGGRGKPAIKVERDDEVKNLNVDKLKAMRPAFKPDGTVTAPNAAPINDGAAAVVLVSEAKLKELNLKPVAKILGWGDAEREPERFTIAPALAIPKAIKHAGLTAEQVEYYEINEAFSAVALANMKILGLNPDQVNVYGGSVAIGHPLGCSGARIVTTLTSVLKERKAKIGAVGICNGGGGASAMVIENLQ, encoded by the exons ATGGCCAACCTTCCCCCCGTCTACATCGTCTCTACTGCCCGTACCCCCATCGGCTCTTTCCTTGG CTCTCTGTCAAGCCAGACCGCTGTTCAACTGGGTTCAGTCGCCATCAAGG GAGCCGTCGAGCGTGCCGGTATCAAGCCTGAGGATGTCGATGAGGTTTTCTTTGGCAATGTTCTCTCCGCTGG TGTTGGTCAAGGCCCTGCCCGCCAGTGTGCCCTTGGCGCTGGTCTCCCTCAAACCGTCATCGCCACAACCGTGAACAAGGTCTGCGCTTCTTCgctcaaggccatcatccTTGGTGCCCAGAACATCATGCTCGGCACCTCCGATAtcgttgttgctggtggaaCCGAGTCCATGTCCAACACTCCTCACTACCTCCCCAACCTCCGAAACGGTGCCAAGTACGGCGACCAGACCCTCGTCGACGGTGTCCTCAAGGACGGTCTGACCGACTCCTTCAAGAAGGACCACATGGGTATCTCTGCTGAGCTCTGTGTCGATGACCACGACCTCACCCGTGAGGCTCAGGACGAGTACGCCATCAACTCTTACAAGAAGGCCCAGGCTGCTACTGAGGCTGGTCTCTTCACTGAGATTGTCCCTGTCGAGATCCCTGGTGGCCGTGGCAAGCCCGCCATCAAGGTCGAGCGTGACGACGAGGTCAAGAACCTGAAcgttgacaagctcaaggccatgCGCCCTGCTTTCAAGCCTGACGGTACCGTCACTGCTCCCAACGCTGCCCCCATCAACGATGGTGCCGCCGCCGTTGTCCTCGTTTctgaggccaagctcaaggagctcaaccTTAAGCCCGTTGCCAAGATTCTTGGTTGGGGTGATGCTGAGCGTGAGCCTGAGCGTTTCACTATCGCTCCTGCTCTGGCTATTCCCAAGGCTATCAAGCACGCCGGCTTGACCGCCGAGCAGGTTGAGTACTACGAGATCAACGAGGCCTTCTCTGCCGTTGCCCTCGCCAACATGAAGATCCTCGGCCTTAACCCTGACCAGGTTAACGTCTACGGTGGTTCCGTTGCCATTGGCCACCCTCTCGGCTGCTCTGGTGCTCGTATTGTCACCACCCTTACCTCCGTACTTAAGGAGaggaaggccaagatcgGTGCCGTTGGTATCTGCAAcggtggcggtggtgcttCCGCTATGGTCATTGAGAACCTGCAATAA